In Luteimonas viscosa, the following proteins share a genomic window:
- a CDS encoding inorganic diphosphatase, whose translation MLLSSTQPVLAVESIRHPFHAAQPATAPAEVLLAVEIPAGSFTKYEIGEEDGLVYVDRFQSMPVAYPANYGSMPRTLAGDDDPLDALVLTRAPLHPGTLILFRPIGVLRMLDDGEHDEKIIGVPADKVDPTYAAVRDIHDLPQIERERIEAFFRVYKDLPAGRNPVALDGFGDAGEARALIGEALQRFVDGAKRPPR comes from the coding sequence ATGCTGCTTTCGTCGACGCAGCCGGTGCTGGCGGTAGAGTCGATCCGCCATCCGTTCCATGCAGCCCAACCGGCCACCGCGCCGGCGGAAGTGCTGCTGGCGGTGGAGATCCCCGCCGGCAGCTTCACCAAATACGAGATCGGCGAGGAGGATGGTCTGGTCTATGTCGACCGTTTCCAGTCGATGCCGGTGGCGTATCCGGCGAACTACGGCTCGATGCCGCGTACGCTGGCCGGCGACGACGATCCGCTCGACGCACTGGTCCTGACGCGCGCACCGCTGCATCCCGGCACGTTGATCCTTTTTCGACCGATCGGCGTCTTGCGAATGCTCGACGACGGCGAGCACGACGAGAAGATCATCGGCGTTCCGGCCGACAAGGTCGATCCGACGTATGCGGCCGTACGCGATATCCATGATCTGCCGCAGATCGAGCGTGAGCGGATCGAGGCGTTCTTCCGCGTCTACAAGGACCTGCCGGCAGGGCGCAACCCGGTGGCGCTCGACGGTTTCGGCGATGCCGGCGAAGCCAGGGCGCTGATCGGGGAAGCCTTGCAGCGCTTCGTCGACGGGGCGAAGCGGCCGCCGCGCTGA
- a CDS encoding sensor histidine kinase, producing the protein MRSLHWRLLSGATAAILLALCVAWLFMTLLFERHLERRLETELTRDGLRLVAALELGPGQVPLIDPEPMDPRLQTPAGGYYWQVSSPAGAARSRSLWDADLPAPTHAPTGDWTLRRADGPYGEQVSVLERQVTPDARGPRVLVQLAQDRAPLTVARDEFGRELALFLFVLWLVLSAAAWLQVRLGLHPLSRIRGDLALLRDSARARLPGARLREIQPLTDAINSLADARERDLELARHRAADLAHGLKTPLSAIAAQSRRAREVGAGEAADGLDRAVAAIRRTIDAELAHARAATIRDARGGDTEVRAVVERLVTVIEHTDKGGQLAFTVDVPAGLRLAVQPEDLSEILGAVLENAARHARRQVRIAGNAGPQWTTIAIEDDGPGFAADRTEDSIVRGGRLDESGSGSGLGLSIARELAEATGGRLKLSSSPLGGALVRFEWSAP; encoded by the coding sequence GTGCGCTCGCTGCACTGGCGCCTGCTGTCCGGCGCCACCGCCGCGATCCTGCTGGCGCTGTGCGTGGCGTGGCTGTTCATGACGCTGCTGTTCGAGCGTCATCTCGAGCGCCGGCTGGAAACCGAGCTGACCCGCGACGGACTGCGCCTGGTCGCGGCGCTCGAACTCGGGCCGGGCCAGGTGCCCCTGATCGACCCCGAACCGATGGATCCGCGCCTGCAGACGCCGGCGGGCGGCTACTACTGGCAGGTGTCGAGCCCTGCGGGCGCGGCGCGATCGCGTTCGTTGTGGGACGCCGACCTGCCCGCCCCCACGCATGCGCCCACCGGCGACTGGACGCTCCGCCGCGCCGACGGCCCCTATGGCGAGCAGGTCTCGGTGCTCGAACGCCAGGTCACTCCCGACGCGCGCGGACCCCGCGTGCTGGTCCAGCTTGCGCAGGATCGCGCGCCGCTGACCGTCGCGCGCGACGAGTTCGGCCGCGAACTCGCGTTGTTCCTGTTCGTACTCTGGCTGGTGCTGTCGGCGGCAGCCTGGCTGCAGGTACGACTGGGATTGCACCCCTTGAGCCGCATCCGGGGCGACCTGGCCCTGCTCCGCGACAGTGCGCGCGCCCGGCTTCCAGGCGCGCGCCTGCGCGAGATCCAGCCCCTGACGGACGCGATCAACTCCCTCGCCGACGCACGCGAGCGCGACCTCGAACTCGCGCGCCATCGCGCGGCCGATCTCGCCCACGGCCTGAAGACGCCGCTGTCGGCGATCGCCGCGCAAAGCCGCCGCGCGCGCGAAGTCGGCGCCGGGGAGGCCGCCGACGGGCTCGACCGCGCCGTGGCCGCGATCCGTCGCACCATCGACGCCGAACTCGCGCACGCGCGCGCGGCCACCATCCGCGACGCGCGCGGCGGCGACACCGAGGTCAGGGCGGTGGTCGAACGCCTGGTGACGGTGATCGAGCACACCGACAAGGGCGGGCAACTCGCGTTCACCGTGGACGTCCCAGCCGGCCTGCGCCTCGCGGTGCAGCCGGAAGATCTTTCGGAAATCCTCGGCGCGGTGCTGGAGAACGCGGCGCGGCACGCCCGGCGCCAGGTGCGAATCGCCGGCAATGCGGGGCCGCAATGGACCACCATCGCGATCGAGGACGATGGCCCCGGGTTCGCCGCCGATCGGACCGAGGACAGCATCGTGCGCGGCGGCAGGCTCGACGAATCCGGCAGCGGCAGCGGCCTGGGCCTCTCGATCGCCCGCGAACTCGCCGAGGCCACGGGCGGTCGGCTGAAGTTGTCGTCCTCGCCGCTCGGCGGTGCGCTGGTGCGATTCGAGTGGAGCGCGCCCTGA
- a CDS encoding response regulator transcription factor produces MRCLIVEDDPDIQADLRRALEAAGFVIDAAGDGEHAWFLGDTEEYDAIVLDLGLPVLDGLSVLRRWRAAGRAFPVIVLSARGDWTEKVEGIEAGADDYMGKPFQVGELIARVRGLMRREAGRTSSIVTVGRLRLDTTRMSATFDGAPAHLSPLEFRLLDHLAHSPDRAVSAGELAEHLYGIADTGDTNAIEAIVARLRRKFGRELIATRRGFGYLLGAPP; encoded by the coding sequence ATGCGTTGCCTCATCGTCGAGGACGATCCTGACATCCAGGCAGATCTCCGGCGCGCGCTGGAAGCCGCTGGTTTCGTGATCGATGCCGCGGGCGATGGCGAACACGCCTGGTTCCTCGGCGATACCGAGGAGTACGACGCGATCGTGCTCGACCTCGGCCTGCCCGTACTCGACGGACTTTCGGTGCTGCGCCGCTGGCGCGCGGCGGGCCGTGCGTTCCCGGTGATCGTCCTGTCCGCCCGCGGCGACTGGACCGAGAAGGTGGAAGGCATCGAGGCTGGCGCGGACGACTACATGGGCAAACCCTTCCAGGTGGGCGAGCTGATCGCGCGCGTGCGCGGACTGATGCGCCGCGAGGCCGGACGCACCAGCAGCATCGTCACCGTCGGCAGGCTCCGGCTCGACACCACGCGGATGAGCGCGACTTTCGACGGCGCACCGGCACATCTCTCGCCGCTCGAATTCCGGCTGCTCGACCACCTGGCGCATTCGCCCGATCGCGCCGTCTCCGCAGGCGAGCTGGCCGAACATCTCTACGGTATCGCCGATACCGGCGACACCAATGCCATCGAAGCGATCGTCGCGCGCCTGCGCAGGAAGTTCGGCCGCGAGCTGATCGCCACCCGCCGCGGTTTCGGCTACCTGCTGGGTGCGCCACCTTGA
- a CDS encoding PepSY domain-containing protein, with the protein MNKPTLTAFLATPLVLAAAVATLSTPPVLAGDDDQVEARALLQRGEILPLGRILEIVQERVPGDIIEVELDRGDKHGWEYEVKVLAASGRVLEVDVNARTGVVRKIEDD; encoded by the coding sequence ATGAACAAGCCCACCCTGACCGCGTTCCTCGCGACCCCGCTGGTGCTCGCCGCCGCGGTGGCGACCCTTTCAACGCCCCCTGTCCTTGCCGGCGACGACGACCAGGTCGAGGCGCGCGCGCTGCTGCAACGCGGCGAGATCCTGCCGCTCGGCCGCATCCTGGAGATCGTGCAGGAGCGCGTACCGGGCGATATCATCGAAGTGGAGCTCGATCGTGGCGACAAGCACGGTTGGGAGTACGAGGTGAAGGTGCTTGCCGCCTCCGGCCGCGTGCTGGAGGTGGACGTGAACGCGCGCACCGGCGTGGTCAGGAAAATCGAGGATGACTGA
- a CDS encoding alkaline phosphatase D family protein: MTFGRRTFLATGGLAGLFLALPRAIAGALGYPRALQGPMLGAPGPNHLTVWVRASGAFEVALEIATDREFRHLVQTASGVASSAEDLCVTLRAEGLQPDTQYWYRLRYDGHEDRFQFVPHRARTAPAGAAAFRIAFGSCCRIQYDPDQRIWNTVRALEPDMFLWLGDNIYADSDQSSAITDLYARGRVVPSLEPLLRSVPQLATWDDHDFGYNDSDGLSPYKAESLELFKRFWANPSYGERDNPGVYCKQHYGGVDFFILDGRYHRDPTDRPDDAGKTMLGARQKAWLKRELKASAAPFKVLAIGGGWSSAENEEGGDSWAVFMAERNEIFDFIRDEAIGGVVCISGDSHMGELNCIPRSAQGGYDIYDFCSSPLAQLPAAKHTRQAPEVRVRDVWTRSVNVGLMRFDLTAETPTLTYTLHDDLGEAVWDPLVLTPDDLVNGARTWDSKSDPVELQRLERFRRGGGYYGFDPPEGWPDAPYTDAE, translated from the coding sequence ATGACGTTCGGACGCCGAACCTTCCTTGCCACCGGCGGACTCGCCGGCCTGTTCCTCGCGTTGCCCAGGGCGATCGCGGGGGCCCTGGGCTATCCGCGCGCGTTGCAGGGTCCGATGCTCGGCGCGCCGGGCCCGAACCACCTCACCGTCTGGGTCCGTGCCAGCGGTGCCTTCGAGGTGGCGCTGGAGATCGCGACCGATCGCGAGTTCCGCCATCTGGTGCAGACCGCGTCCGGGGTCGCTTCGTCCGCGGAGGATCTCTGCGTGACACTGCGTGCGGAGGGGCTGCAGCCCGACACGCAATACTGGTACCGCCTGCGCTACGACGGACACGAAGACCGTTTCCAGTTCGTCCCGCATCGTGCACGCACCGCGCCTGCGGGCGCCGCCGCGTTCCGCATCGCGTTCGGTTCCTGCTGCCGGATCCAGTACGATCCCGACCAGCGCATCTGGAATACGGTGCGGGCGCTCGAGCCCGACATGTTCCTCTGGCTCGGCGACAACATCTACGCCGACAGCGACCAGTCCTCCGCGATCACCGACCTGTATGCGCGCGGACGCGTGGTGCCATCGCTGGAACCCTTGCTGCGCTCGGTGCCGCAGCTGGCGACCTGGGACGACCACGACTTCGGCTACAACGATTCCGACGGCCTCAGCCCCTACAAGGCCGAGTCGCTCGAGCTGTTCAAGCGCTTCTGGGCGAATCCTTCGTACGGCGAGCGCGACAACCCGGGCGTCTACTGCAAGCAGCACTATGGCGGCGTGGACTTCTTCATCCTCGACGGCCGTTATCACCGCGATCCTACCGACCGTCCCGACGATGCCGGCAAGACGATGCTGGGTGCACGACAGAAGGCCTGGCTCAAGCGCGAACTCAAGGCCAGCGCCGCACCGTTCAAGGTGCTTGCCATAGGCGGCGGCTGGTCATCGGCGGAGAACGAGGAGGGCGGCGACTCGTGGGCGGTGTTCATGGCCGAGCGCAACGAGATCTTCGATTTCATCCGCGACGAGGCGATCGGCGGCGTGGTCTGCATCTCCGGCGATTCGCACATGGGCGAACTCAACTGCATTCCCCGCTCCGCGCAGGGTGGCTACGACATCTACGATTTCTGCTCCTCGCCGCTCGCGCAGCTGCCCGCCGCCAAGCACACGCGGCAGGCGCCCGAAGTGCGCGTGCGCGACGTGTGGACGCGCAGCGTCAACGTCGGCCTGATGCGCTTCGACCTGACCGCGGAGACGCCGACGCTGACCTACACCCTGCACGACGACCTCGGCGAAGCGGTGTGGGATCCGCTTGTCCTGACGCCAGACGACCTCGTCAACGGCGCCCGGACCTGGGACAGCAAGTCCGATCCGGTCGAACTGCAACGCCTCGAACGGTTCAGGCGCGGAGGCGGCTACTACGGCTTCGATCCGCCCGAAGGCTGGCCGGACGCGCCCTACACCGACGCAGAATGA